The Vibrio diazotrophicus DNA window TTCACCTTGAGTCCAACGTTGCAATTGTCCTCCCCAAATACCACCGAAATACAAATAGTAATCTTGGTTGTCTTGGTATACCGCAGGGTCAATACTGAAGGTGCCTTCAATATGCGTTTCTTCTGCTTTGAAAGGACCTGCTGGAGAATCCGATACGGCTGCGCCTATATGAAAAACACCTTGCGCATTTTTAGCTGGGAAATATAGGTAATATTTATCATCTTTTTCTGCTGCATCGGGCGCCCACATTTGTCGTTCTGCCCACTTTACATCTTTCACATCCAAAGCAAGACCGTGGTCTGTCACTTCTTCTAAAGACTCATCAAGAGAGAAGACGTGGTAGTCAGACATATCAAAATGATCGCCGTCATCATTAAGTGGCTGATCGGTTTCAATGTCATGAGAAGGGTAGACGTAGATACGGTCATTAAACACATGGGCTGACGGGTCGGCCGTGTACATGTGCTTTACCAGCGGAGGCGATATCGGTTTTAGCGAGTTGGCTCGGGCAAGATCAAGTTGAGTAATGCGTTCGGCATCGCTCAGTTCAGGATGTTCTACTGTTTGGTCCGTCATGAATTGGTTTCTCTTATTGGAATTGATAAAAAATACCATGAGATGACGAATCTGAGCTGCAAAAATTCACCTCAGACCGTCTTAATCAGGCGTTACAGTTACTTATAAATGAAACCGTTAACGATGTTTTCTAAGTACTCTTGGCGGCCAGATACTTTTTCTGGAGCAATAGAGTTTTCAACAGCGTAGTTTGCCACCGCTTCTAAAGACATATCACCAGAAAGTATTTTCTTACCTAGATCCGTGTTCCAGCCTGCATAGCGTTGAGCGAT harbors:
- a CDS encoding glycoside hydrolase family 43 protein → MTDQTVEHPELSDAERITQLDLARANSLKPISPPLVKHMYTADPSAHVFNDRIYVYPSHDIETDQPLNDDGDHFDMSDYHVFSLDESLEEVTDHGLALDVKDVKWAERQMWAPDAAEKDDKYYLYFPAKNAQGVFHIGAAVSDSPAGPFKAEETHIEGTFSIDPAVYQDNQDYYLYFGGIWGGQLQRWTQGEYGEDNYPADDQASLMPKMAKLAKDMVSLEEQPRDVLIVDENGEPLKAGDTERRYFEGPWVHKHNNVYYLSYSTGDTHKIVYATSDSPYGPFKYQGVILEPVLGWTTHHSIVQYQGKWYLFYHDSTLSGGQTHLRSIKMTELHHNADGSIQTIKPYLD